One Sporomusaceae bacterium ACPt DNA window includes the following coding sequences:
- the adk gene encoding Adenylate kinase codes for MFILLMGPPGAGKGTQAAKLVENFKIPHISTGDMFRAAVKEGTELGKQAKACMDAGQLVPDSVTIGIVKERLAKEDCQKGFILDGFPRTIAQAEALDRTLSELEIRLDRVINITAPDSELVGRMTGRRICKNCGATYHVAFNPSSKNGICDKCGGELFQRDDDREETVINRLSVYQAQTQPLIEYYQDKGLYTEINGLQPIDDVLKDIVSSLRGGQL; via the coding sequence ATGTTTATTCTGTTAATGGGTCCGCCTGGTGCCGGAAAAGGCACCCAGGCGGCCAAACTGGTAGAAAATTTTAAAATTCCCCACATTTCGACCGGGGATATGTTCCGGGCAGCTGTCAAAGAAGGCACCGAGCTTGGCAAACAGGCCAAAGCTTGCATGGATGCCGGACAATTGGTGCCTGACAGTGTAACAATCGGTATTGTCAAAGAACGCTTGGCTAAGGAAGATTGCCAAAAAGGATTTATCCTGGACGGCTTTCCCCGCACCATTGCTCAGGCCGAAGCCCTGGACCGGACGCTCTCTGAACTGGAAATCAGGCTTGACCGGGTTATCAATATTACTGCACCAGACTCAGAATTGGTCGGCCGTATGACCGGACGCCGGATATGCAAAAACTGCGGCGCTACCTATCATGTTGCTTTTAATCCGTCCAGCAAAAACGGTATTTGTGACAAATGCGGCGGCGAGCTGTTCCAACGGGATGATGACCGGGAAGAGACAGTAATTAACCGGTTGTCGGTATATCAGGCTCAGACTCAACCGCTGATTGAGTATTATCAGGACAAAGGGTTGTATACCGAGATCAACGGCCTGCAACCCATTGATGATGTCCTGAAAGACATAGTGAGTAGCCTGAGAGGCGGGCAACTATGA
- the map gene encoding Methionine aminopeptidase 1, producing MIILKSQRELNYLRDAGRIVAETLNEVKKAVKPDVTTLELDRIAEQYIRSRGAVPAFKGYHGFPGNICTSVNEEVVHGIPGLKRLKNGDNVSIDIGAIINGYCGDAAITVPVGEVDAEVEKLIEVTEQSLYKGIEQAVAGNRLGDISHSIQTYAEGHGYGVVRDFVGHGIGRNMHEDPQVPNYGLPGRGPRLKSGMTLAIEPMINAGTHEVKTLSDNWTVVTADGKYSAHFEHTIAITADGPEILTKL from the coding sequence ATGATCATTCTTAAATCACAAAGGGAATTAAACTACCTGCGTGATGCCGGGCGGATAGTGGCCGAGACGCTTAATGAAGTGAAAAAAGCGGTAAAACCTGATGTCACTACGCTTGAACTTGACAGGATTGCTGAACAGTACATCAGAAGCCGGGGAGCAGTACCTGCCTTTAAAGGTTACCACGGTTTCCCGGGCAATATTTGCACTTCGGTTAATGAAGAGGTAGTACATGGCATTCCTGGGTTAAAAAGGTTGAAAAATGGAGATAATGTAAGTATTGACATTGGCGCCATCATTAACGGATATTGCGGTGATGCTGCGATTACCGTGCCGGTTGGTGAGGTTGACGCTGAAGTTGAGAAACTTATTGAAGTTACCGAACAGTCGCTATATAAGGGGATTGAACAAGCTGTGGCAGGAAATCGTTTAGGCGATATTTCCCATAGTATTCAAACCTACGCCGAGGGGCATGGTTATGGTGTAGTGCGCGATTTTGTCGGGCATGGCATCGGCAGAAACATGCACGAAGATCCGCAAGTGCCCAATTACGGACTTCCCGGCCGCGGCCCGCGATTAAAATCTGGTATGACATTAGCAATAGAGCCTATGATTAACGCAGGGACTCATGAGGTCAAGACCTTGAGCGACAACTGGACAGTAGTGACTGCTGACGGAAAATATTCCGCCCATTTTGAGCACACCATTGCAATTACCGCCGATGGTCCGGAAATATTAACAAAACTATAG
- the infA gene encoding Translation initiation factor IF-1 has translation MSKQDVIEVEGTVIEALPNAMFQVKLENGHIVLAHVSGKIRMNFIRILPGDKVTIELTPYDLKRGRITYRFK, from the coding sequence ATGTCCAAACAAGACGTAATAGAAGTTGAAGGCACGGTTATCGAGGCATTGCCTAACGCCATGTTCCAGGTAAAACTGGAAAACGGCCATATTGTACTGGCGCATGTGTCGGGTAAAATTCGCATGAATTTTATCCGGATTTTACCAGGCGATAAAGTTACTATTGAACTTACACCGTATGATTTAAAACGCGGCCGTATTACCTATAGGTTTAAATAG
- the rpsM gene encoding 30S ribosomal protein S13, producing the protein MARIAGVDLPRDKRIEIALTYIYGIGLTLSKEILKNTGINPDTRTRDLTEEEVAKLRENIDKNYRVEGDLRREEALNIKRLIEIGSYRGKRHRMGLPVRGQRTKTNARTRKGPKKTVGAKKKK; encoded by the coding sequence ATGGCACGTATTGCCGGTGTAGACTTACCGCGTGATAAACGCATCGAAATTGCTTTGACATACATCTATGGCATCGGACTGACATTGTCCAAAGAAATCCTAAAAAATACCGGAATCAATCCTGACACCAGAACCCGGGACTTAACCGAGGAAGAAGTTGCCAAACTGCGCGAAAACATTGATAAAAATTACCGTGTAGAAGGCGATCTCCGCCGGGAAGAAGCGTTAAACATTAAGCGTCTTATCGAAATCGGGTCTTACCGGGGCAAGCGGCATCGGATGGGTCTGCCTGTACGCGGTCAGCGTACCAAGACCAATGCCCGTACCCGTAAAGGCCCGAAAAAGACTGTTGGTGCTAAGAAGAAGAAGTAA
- the rpsK gene encoding 30S ribosomal protein S11, whose product MAQKKVARPKRKERKNIEHGVAHIRSTFNNTIVTITDTRGNAISWASAGGLGFRGSRKSTPFAAQMAAETAAKAAMEHGLKQIEVFVKGPGAGREAAIRSLQAAGLEVNMIKDVTPIPHNGCRPPKRRRV is encoded by the coding sequence TTGGCTCAAAAGAAAGTTGCTAGACCAAAACGTAAAGAACGTAAAAATATAGAACATGGTGTTGCTCATATCCGTTCGACCTTCAACAACACCATCGTAACCATCACTGATACCCGAGGTAACGCTATTTCGTGGGCCAGCGCCGGTGGCCTGGGTTTTAGAGGTTCGCGGAAAAGTACGCCGTTTGCCGCTCAGATGGCCGCCGAAACTGCTGCTAAAGCTGCCATGGAGCATGGCTTGAAACAAATTGAAGTATTTGTAAAAGGTCCTGGTGCCGGTCGGGAAGCCGCCATCCGTTCACTTCAGGCTGCAGGTCTGGAAGTTAATATGATAAAAGACGTAACACCCATTCCTCACAATGGATGCCGTCCACCGAAAAGAAGAAGAGTTTAG
- the rpsD gene encoding 30S ribosomal protein S4, producing MAKYTGPVCRLCRREGAKLYLKGDRCYSDKCAFTQRGFAPGQHGAGQTRKKVSEYGIQLREKQKTRRIYGVLERQFRNYFEKAERQKGITGENLLIMLERRLDNVVYRMGLAESRIQARQLVRHGLFTVNGRRVNIPSFLVKAGDVVAVREGSKESPIMKKIAESLGHKQAPAWIELTAADMSGKVMRYPTREEIDIPVQEHLIVELYSR from the coding sequence ATGGCTAAATATACAGGTCCTGTTTGCAGATTATGCCGCCGCGAGGGCGCTAAACTATACCTTAAAGGCGACAGATGCTATAGCGATAAATGCGCCTTTACCCAGCGTGGTTTTGCTCCTGGTCAACATGGTGCCGGACAAACCCGCAAAAAAGTTTCTGAATACGGCATTCAGCTCCGGGAAAAGCAAAAAACCCGCCGCATTTACGGAGTGCTTGAGCGCCAGTTCCGGAACTATTTTGAAAAGGCTGAGCGCCAAAAAGGCATTACCGGCGAAAACCTTTTAATTATGCTGGAAAGAAGACTTGACAATGTTGTTTACCGCATGGGACTGGCTGAAAGCCGGATCCAGGCAAGACAACTGGTGCGCCATGGCTTGTTCACTGTCAACGGCCGTCGTGTAAACATTCCGTCCTTCCTGGTTAAAGCCGGCGACGTTGTTGCGGTGCGGGAAGGCAGCAAAGAATCACCCATTATGAAGAAAATCGCTGAGTCGCTTGGCCATAAGCAAGCTCCGGCTTGGATTGAGTTGACGGCTGCCGATATGAGCGGTAAAGTTATGCGCTACCCCACCCGGGAGGAAATTGATATTCCTGTCCAGGAACATCTAATTGTAGAATTGTACTCGAGATAA
- the rpoA gene encoding DNA-directed RNA polymerase subunit alpha yields the protein MIEIEKPKIEIVEISEDNRYGKFVWEPLDRGFGITLGNSLRRVLLSSLPGAAVTSVKIDGVLHEFATIPGVREDVTDIILNLKELCLKMHSDEPKVLLVEAFEEGDVTAGDIKADADIDILNPELHLATVGAGGKLRMEIMVEKGKGYVPADKNKKPDHVIGIIPVDSIFSPIVRVNYNVTDTRVGNVTNYDKLTLEVWTDGSMRPEEAVSKAAGIMVSHLKLFQNIAGEPPEEDEGQGLVSEEPAEGKNRVMEMTIEDLDLSVRSYNCLKRAGINTVAELTQKSEEDMMKVRNLGRKSLEEVKKKLIEMGLALAENED from the coding sequence ATGATTGAAATCGAAAAACCGAAAATCGAAATAGTGGAAATAAGCGAAGACAACCGTTATGGCAAATTCGTATGGGAACCCTTAGACCGGGGCTTTGGCATCACACTGGGCAACAGTCTGAGAAGGGTACTTTTATCGTCATTGCCGGGTGCAGCCGTAACATCAGTAAAAATTGACGGCGTGCTTCACGAGTTTGCCACTATTCCCGGTGTTCGGGAGGACGTCACCGACATTATTTTAAACCTAAAAGAACTGTGCCTGAAAATGCATAGTGATGAACCGAAAGTTTTACTGGTAGAAGCGTTTGAAGAAGGCGATGTCACAGCTGGCGACATCAAGGCCGACGCCGATATTGATATCTTAAACCCTGAGCTCCACTTGGCGACAGTTGGTGCTGGCGGCAAACTCCGCATGGAAATCATGGTTGAAAAAGGCAAAGGCTATGTACCCGCTGATAAGAACAAAAAGCCCGACCATGTAATCGGGATTATTCCAGTTGACTCCATCTTCTCACCGATTGTACGCGTCAATTACAACGTTACTGATACGCGTGTCGGCAATGTAACCAACTATGACAAGCTGACATTAGAAGTATGGACCGACGGCAGTATGCGTCCCGAAGAAGCGGTCAGCAAAGCTGCTGGCATCATGGTGTCGCACCTGAAATTATTTCAAAATATTGCCGGAGAACCTCCAGAAGAGGATGAGGGTCAGGGATTGGTGTCTGAAGAACCGGCTGAAGGCAAAAACAGGGTAATGGAAATGACCATTGAGGATCTGGACCTCTCGGTGCGTTCTTACAACTGTTTAAAACGGGCCGGAATCAATACAGTAGCTGAGCTTACTCAAAAGAGCGAAGAAGACATGATGAAAGTTCGCAACTTAGGGCGTAAATCACTGGAAGAAGTCAAGAAAAAGCTTATTGAGATGGGTCTTGCACTGGCTGAAAACGAAGATTAA
- the rplQ gene encoding 50S ribosomal protein L17 — protein MAYRKLGRDTSARKALFRSLLTSFFAYERIETTEAKAKEISGLADKMITLAKRGDLHARRQVLSYLLDEEVTKKLFDVVAPKYAERQGGYTRVLKLGPRRGDAAPMAIIELV, from the coding sequence GTGGCCTACAGAAAGTTAGGACGGGACACGAGCGCCCGCAAAGCGCTGTTTCGCAGTTTATTAACTTCCTTCTTTGCATATGAGCGTATTGAAACAACGGAAGCTAAGGCGAAAGAAATCAGCGGCCTTGCCGATAAAATGATTACTTTGGCCAAGCGGGGCGACCTGCATGCCCGCCGCCAAGTGTTATCATACCTCTTGGACGAAGAAGTTACTAAAAAACTGTTTGACGTAGTTGCTCCCAAATATGCCGAACGTCAAGGCGGTTATACCCGGGTGCTTAAGCTGGGACCGCGCCGGGGCGATGCTGCTCCTATGGCGATTATCGAATTAGTGTAA
- the ecfA1 gene encoding Energy-coupling factor transporter ATP-binding protein EcfA1 — protein MGELIKIENLRHTYPGYEGQEVIALTDINLTINQGEFVAVIGTNGSGKSTLAKHLNALILPTGGKCLVAGMDTSDPAKVWDIRQQVGMVFQNPDNQIVAAIVEEDVAFGPENLGVEPHEISRRVTEALALVNMEEYRHHAPHLLSGGQKQRVAIAGVLAMRPKCLVLDEPTAMLDPRGRKEVLDTVRRLNQEGITVVYITHFMEEAVAAHRVVVMEQGSIVMQGPPAEVFSQVARLKTMGLDVPAAAEIADYLRGYGLKLETGIISDEQLVVALCP, from the coding sequence ATGGGAGAACTTATTAAAATTGAAAACCTGCGCCACACTTATCCAGGTTATGAGGGTCAGGAGGTAATCGCGCTTACCGATATTAACCTGACTATTAATCAGGGTGAATTTGTTGCCGTCATTGGTACTAACGGTTCAGGCAAATCAACGCTGGCTAAGCACCTAAATGCACTAATTTTGCCAACTGGCGGCAAATGTCTGGTAGCTGGCATGGATACGAGTGATCCGGCAAAAGTATGGGATATACGCCAGCAAGTAGGCATGGTATTTCAAAATCCTGATAACCAGATTGTGGCGGCAATTGTCGAAGAGGACGTAGCCTTTGGCCCGGAGAATTTAGGTGTAGAACCGCATGAGATTTCCCGGCGGGTGACTGAAGCGCTGGCGCTTGTCAATATGGAAGAATATCGCCATCATGCGCCGCACCTTTTGTCCGGCGGACAGAAACAGCGGGTGGCTATTGCCGGGGTACTGGCCATGCGCCCTAAGTGTCTGGTACTTGATGAGCCAACCGCCATGCTTGATCCCCGTGGCCGCAAAGAAGTACTTGATACCGTCCGCCGGTTAAATCAAGAAGGAATTACTGTTGTATACATTACTCATTTTATGGAAGAAGCTGTGGCCGCCCACCGGGTTGTAGTCATGGAGCAAGGCTCAATTGTTATGCAAGGCCCGCCGGCGGAGGTGTTTAGCCAGGTTGCGCGTCTCAAAACCATGGGGCTTGATGTACCGGCCGCGGCCGAAATTGCTGATTACCTGCGCGGTTACGGTCTAAAACTGGAGACTGGTATAATAAGCGATGAACAGCTGGTGGTGGCGCTATGTCCATAA
- the ecfA2_2 gene encoding Energy-coupling factor transporter ATP-binding protein EcfA2: MSIIFNNVTYTYMPGTPYQRTAIRNINLTINQGEFIGIIGHTGSGKSTLVQHMNGLITPTTGQVTVDDVDLTTKSPAARGARRRVGMVFQYPEHQLFEETIYEDIAFGPKNLGLTADEIESRVRRAMDFVGLDFERFKDRSPFNLSGGQMRRVAIAGVIALEPDYLALDEPAAGLDPRGRDEIFGQIVKLHQTTGITVILVSHNMEDVARLATRVLVMNGGQISLDGTPQEIFGSGRDQLKNAGVDVPPLTALMDKLQAKGLAIDNTVMTAEAAAKNIFQAVRGRKNAH; the protein is encoded by the coding sequence ATGTCCATAATATTTAACAACGTTACCTATACCTATATGCCTGGAACCCCATATCAGCGGACAGCCATCAGGAACATAAACCTGACTATCAATCAAGGTGAGTTTATCGGTATCATCGGTCATACCGGTTCAGGTAAATCGACACTGGTACAGCATATGAACGGCCTGATAACTCCTACAACCGGTCAAGTGACAGTTGATGATGTTGACCTAACTACCAAAAGCCCGGCGGCGCGTGGGGCGAGGCGGCGGGTGGGTATGGTCTTCCAATATCCTGAGCACCAGTTGTTTGAAGAGACTATCTATGAAGATATTGCGTTCGGCCCCAAAAATCTTGGTCTGACAGCTGACGAAATTGAAAGCCGTGTACGCCGGGCTATGGATTTTGTCGGACTTGATTTTGAGAGATTTAAAGACCGTTCACCTTTTAACCTCAGTGGCGGTCAGATGCGGCGGGTAGCTATTGCCGGGGTTATTGCTTTGGAGCCTGATTATCTGGCGTTGGATGAACCGGCTGCCGGCCTTGATCCCCGGGGACGGGACGAAATTTTCGGCCAGATTGTTAAACTGCATCAGACAACAGGTATTACCGTTATCTTGGTGTCGCACAATATGGAAGATGTTGCCCGCCTGGCTACCCGGGTATTGGTTATGAATGGCGGCCAAATTAGCCTTGACGGCACACCGCAGGAAATTTTCGGTAGTGGCCGCGATCAACTTAAAAATGCCGGCGTCGATGTGCCACCGCTTACTGCATTAATGGACAAGCTCCAGGCCAAAGGCTTAGCCATTGATAATACCGTCATGACGGCCGAGGCAGCGGCCAAAAACATTTTTCAAGCCGTTAGGGGGCGGAAAAATGCTCACTGA
- the ecfT_2 gene encoding Energy-coupling factor transporter transmembrane protein EcfT produces MLTDITLGQYFPGSSPIHRLDPRTKILGVVAYISTIFLAENYLAYGILMAFAVIVIGVSAIPARLVLRSVKPLWIIIILTLCIHVFSTPGFVIYSLGPLTITTEGVRMGILMSLRLVLLIVVSSLVTFTTSPIALTDGIERLLNPFRRLGVPAHELAMMMTIALRFIPTLLEEADRIMKAQMARGADFASGNILNRAKNMVPLLVPLFISAFRRADELAVAMEARCYRGGENRTRMKELKLGTLDIMAAAAMLVLIAVLIAVKTYDQII; encoded by the coding sequence ATGCTCACTGATATTACCTTAGGCCAATATTTTCCTGGGAGCTCACCCATCCATCGCCTTGACCCCCGAACCAAAATATTGGGTGTGGTCGCTTATATCAGCACAATATTTTTAGCCGAAAATTATTTGGCTTACGGCATACTTATGGCGTTTGCCGTTATAGTAATCGGCGTGTCAGCCATTCCGGCACGGCTTGTGCTGCGCTCAGTTAAACCGTTATGGATTATCATCATCCTAACACTGTGCATTCATGTCTTCAGTACGCCCGGTTTTGTTATTTATTCACTGGGGCCGTTGACCATCACTACAGAAGGTGTGCGCATGGGTATACTCATGTCGCTCAGACTGGTACTGTTAATTGTAGTATCATCGCTCGTAACTTTTACCACCTCACCAATTGCACTAACTGACGGTATTGAGCGTCTTCTGAACCCCTTCCGGCGGTTGGGAGTGCCGGCTCATGAACTGGCCATGATGATGACAATTGCTCTCAGATTTATTCCCACCTTACTGGAAGAAGCCGATAGGATTATGAAGGCGCAAATGGCGCGGGGCGCAGACTTTGCTTCCGGTAATATTTTGAACCGGGCCAAGAATATGGTGCCGCTCTTGGTGCCGCTGTTTATTAGCGCATTTCGCCGTGCTGATGAATTGGCCGTGGCTATGGAAGCCAGGTGTTACCGGGGCGGTGAAAACCGTACCAGGATGAAAGAACTAAAACTAGGCACACTAGATATAATGGCTGCGGCTGCGATGCTAGTCCTGATCGCGGTCCTCATTGCGGTCAAGACCTATGACCAAATAATATGA
- the truA gene encoding tRNA pseudouridine synthase A yields MRNIKLTLAYDGTAYHGFQRQANAVTIQQLVEERLAKIFGHQLKLTGAARTDAGVHAYGQVVNFFTQGTIPAERIPLAAKGLLPPDIVVVAASDAAPEFHARYSAHSKRYRYRLLNTKLPNPFERNYAWHFTAGLDTALMHQAAQALVGTHDFSAFRATGGAPVSPVRTIMAASCRNSGDSIIEFEFWGTGFLYHMVRNLVGTLVEVGQHRLTPDGFADILAGCDRSAAGVTAPPQGLYLVEVKY; encoded by the coding sequence ATGAGAAACATCAAGCTTACTTTGGCCTATGATGGTACGGCCTACCATGGTTTTCAACGACAAGCCAACGCTGTTACCATTCAGCAGCTAGTAGAAGAACGCTTGGCCAAAATTTTCGGCCACCAGCTTAAACTTACCGGTGCGGCCCGTACTGATGCCGGGGTGCATGCCTATGGGCAGGTAGTGAATTTCTTTACCCAGGGAACTATCCCGGCCGAGCGTATTCCGTTAGCGGCCAAGGGATTGCTGCCCCCCGACATTGTGGTAGTTGCAGCAAGTGATGCAGCGCCGGAATTTCATGCCCGTTATTCAGCCCATAGCAAGAGATATCGCTATAGGCTATTGAATACAAAATTGCCAAATCCGTTTGAGCGGAACTATGCCTGGCATTTTACCGCCGGATTGGATACCGCGCTTATGCATCAGGCTGCTCAAGCCTTAGTTGGCACGCATGACTTTTCGGCATTCCGCGCCACCGGCGGTGCTCCGGTAAGCCCTGTCCGTACCATTATGGCAGCATCATGCCGAAACTCAGGGGATTCAATCATTGAATTTGAATTTTGGGGAACCGGTTTTTTATACCACATGGTGCGCAACTTAGTCGGAACGCTGGTCGAAGTTGGCCAACACCGCCTAACTCCTGACGGTTTTGCTGATATTCTGGCCGGCTGTGACCGGTCGGCAGCCGGTGTCACGGCACCGCCACAGGGACTGTACTTAGTTGAAGTTAAGTATTGA
- the rplM gene encoding 50S ribosomal protein L13: MKTFMANPANIQRKWYVVDAEGKTLGRLAAEVAKVLRGKNKPTFTPHVDTGDHVIVVNADKVVLTGKKLTQKTYFRHSGYPGGTTFTAAGKMLAEKPERVIEHAVKGMLPKNRLGRQMYRKLNVYAGPNHPHSAQQPEVLELNIR, translated from the coding sequence ATGAAAACTTTTATGGCAAATCCGGCCAACATCCAGCGCAAATGGTATGTTGTGGACGCTGAGGGTAAAACCCTTGGCAGGTTGGCCGCTGAAGTCGCGAAAGTTCTTCGCGGCAAAAATAAACCAACCTTTACTCCCCATGTTGATACTGGCGACCATGTAATTGTAGTTAATGCTGATAAAGTGGTATTAACAGGTAAAAAACTTACCCAAAAAACCTATTTCCGTCATTCCGGCTACCCGGGTGGCACCACGTTCACTGCTGCCGGCAAGATGCTGGCCGAAAAGCCTGAGCGGGTCATTGAGCATGCTGTTAAAGGTATGTTGCCCAAGAACCGCCTTGGCCGTCAAATGTACCGTAAACTTAATGTTTACGCTGGTCCTAACCATCCGCATTCCGCTCAACAGCCGGAAGTGCTGGAACTTAATATTAGGTAA
- the rpsI gene encoding 30S ribosomal protein S9 produces MALVTYYGTGRRKTSVARVRLVPGEGKIIVNERPLNEYFGLKTLELIVTQPLNITDTVGKYDVLAKVEGGGVSGQAGAVRHGIARALLKVDGEFRPALKKAGLLTRDPREKERRKYGLKKARKASQFSKR; encoded by the coding sequence ATGGCATTGGTGACTTACTACGGCACAGGTCGTAGAAAAACCTCGGTTGCCAGAGTTCGTCTGGTTCCGGGAGAAGGCAAAATCATTGTTAATGAACGTCCGCTGAACGAATATTTTGGTTTAAAAACTTTGGAGCTTATCGTAACTCAACCGCTTAATATTACCGATACTGTTGGTAAATATGACGTTCTGGCAAAAGTTGAGGGCGGCGGCGTATCCGGCCAAGCCGGCGCAGTCCGTCACGGTATTGCCCGCGCTCTGTTAAAAGTTGACGGCGAATTCCGTCCGGCTCTTAAGAAAGCTGGTCTGTTAACCCGCGATCCGCGCGAAAAAGAGCGCCGCAAATACGGCCTCAAAAAAGCCCGCAAAGCTTCCCAGTTCTCCAAACGTTAA
- the mtgA gene encoding Biosynthetic peptidoglycan transglycosylase — MLKTMRLRKGRFFVLLLIVFTIAFLWAGGDLLLRSAIPKVSVPAATTATSNVKGIWEQAHRIIFLKSAVDAKLDKKGYVQLSDIPPTMQQAIIAVEDNRFYQHMGFDIEGILRAALVNLQTGAFVEGGSTITQQLVKNLFLSHDQTLGRKLEEIILAIDVELRYSKEEILEMYLNTIYFGSGAYGISEASAVYFGKPPFNLTLAECAMLAGLPNAPSRISPYVDFAAAKQRQAIVLTAMTRHGYISPDQALEAKLAPIKLAK; from the coding sequence ATGTTGAAAACAATGCGTTTGCGGAAAGGCCGGTTTTTCGTCCTATTATTAATTGTATTTACAATCGCTTTTTTGTGGGCCGGCGGCGATTTGCTGCTCCGCTCAGCAATACCAAAAGTCAGTGTTCCGGCTGCAACTACCGCAACTTCCAATGTTAAAGGCATCTGGGAACAGGCGCACCGGATCATTTTCCTCAAGAGCGCTGTCGATGCCAAACTTGACAAGAAAGGTTATGTACAGTTGTCCGACATACCACCGACTATGCAACAGGCTATCATTGCCGTTGAAGATAACAGGTTTTACCAGCATATGGGGTTTGATATCGAGGGTATACTGCGAGCGGCACTGGTAAACTTGCAGACAGGCGCATTTGTTGAAGGTGGTAGCACAATTACCCAGCAACTGGTAAAAAATTTATTTTTATCTCATGACCAGACATTGGGCCGGAAGCTTGAAGAAATTATCCTGGCTATTGATGTTGAGCTTCGGTACTCCAAAGAAGAAATCCTTGAGATGTATTTGAATACTATCTATTTCGGGTCTGGCGCGTATGGCATTAGCGAGGCGTCAGCAGTTTACTTTGGCAAACCGCCGTTTAACCTTACTCTGGCGGAATGCGCCATGCTGGCCGGACTGCCTAACGCCCCGTCGCGGATATCCCCATATGTGGATTTTGCGGCCGCCAAACAACGCCAGGCCATTGTGCTCACAGCCATGACCCGCCACGGTTATATCAGTCCGGATCAAGCCCTGGAAGCAAAACTAGCCCCGATTAAATTGGCTAAATAG
- the cwlD_1 gene encoding Germination-specific N-acetylmuramoyl-L-alanine amidase: protein MLTREGDVDYYTRGKGGKRNDLLKRAEIIENSGANAFVSIHCNAIKGAKGSGAQVFYNPESEENERLAETVQHVLKNFSPGNKRQAKQDSDIILLKSVNVPDVLVEAGFISNPEEAGRPNNDAYQQKLAEHIAKALAYHFSQNVGR from the coding sequence GTGCTTACCCGGGAGGGCGATGTCGATTATTATACACGGGGCAAAGGCGGCAAACGCAACGACCTCTTAAAACGTGCTGAAATCATTGAAAATTCAGGGGCTAACGCGTTTGTCAGCATTCACTGCAATGCCATCAAAGGCGCTAAAGGGTCGGGAGCTCAGGTTTTTTACAATCCCGAATCAGAAGAAAATGAGCGGTTGGCTGAGACTGTACAACATGTTCTAAAAAATTTTTCCCCTGGAAACAAACGCCAAGCCAAGCAGGATTCTGACATTATCTTATTGAAATCTGTAAATGTGCCGGATGTGCTTGTTGAAGCCGGCTTTATCAGCAATCCGGAAGAAGCCGGCCGCCCTAATAATGATGCATATCAGCAAAAGTTAGCCGAACATATTGCCAAAGCTTTGGCGTATCATTTCAGCCAGAATGTGGGAAGATAA